Proteins from a single region of Halichoerus grypus chromosome 13, mHalGry1.hap1.1, whole genome shotgun sequence:
- the TTR gene encoding transthyretin: MASHHLLLLCLAGLVLVSKAGPAGTGESKCPLMVKVLDAVRGSPAVNVAVKVFKKAADESWEPFASGKTSEFGELHGLTTAEKFVEGVYKVELDTKSYWKSLGISPFHEYAEVVFTANDSGFRHYTIAALLSPYSYSTTALVSNPK; encoded by the exons ATGGCTTCTCATCACCTGCTCCTGCTTTGCCTCGCCGGACTGGTACTTGTGTCTAAGGCCGGCCCTGCG GGCACTGGCGAATCCAAGTGCCCTCTGATGGTCAAGGTCCTAGACGCCGTCCGAGGCAGCCCTGCTGTCAACGTGGCCGTGAAAGTGTTCAAAAAGGCTGCTGACGAGAGCTGGGAGCCCTTCGCCTCCGG GAAAACCAGTGAATTTGGAGAGCTCCATGGGCTCACAACTGCTGAGAAGTTTGTAGAAGGGGTATACAAGGTGGAATTAGACACCAAGTCGTACTGGAAGTCACTCGGCATTTCCCCGTTCCACGAATATGCAGAG GTCGTGTTCACAGCAAACGACTCTGGCTTCCGCCACTACACCATTGCGGCCCTGCTCAGCCCCTATTCCTACTCCACCACAGCCCTCGTCAGCAACCCCAAATAA